In Takifugu flavidus isolate HTHZ2018 chromosome 13, ASM371156v2, whole genome shotgun sequence, the following are encoded in one genomic region:
- the LOC130536969 gene encoding carboxylesterase 5A-like, with protein sequence MTFCATRSFAFIISAFVLYVAANSAPEIHTKLGSLRGKYESVKGKDTGVHAYLGVPFAKPPVGPALRLAAPQPVEGWEGVRDATKQPLMCVQEVEYMVAMLKASEVEADITDISEDCLYLNIYTPANRPENAKLPVMVWIHGGGFALGSASMFSGSALAAYQDVVVVVIQYRLGLLGFLSTGDEHMPGNIGFLDQIQALKWVQEHIHNFGGDPDLVTIFGESAGGVSVSLLLLSPLAEGLFHRAIAESGTAPTYALGQDPLPSFQLVANVSGCSAESTEKTADCIKSLDMETIVTIAKENPMQFSLITGGNFLQKSPSELFLQHQLLTVPFMTGVNNHEGSFLLSQFFAPPNWTEGMDQEHVLGMLSMFYPDPKDEQLRKQILDKYTGSGEDRVKNRDGFTELLGDVLFVIPAIKTANAHRDAGAPVYLYEFQHSPSFLKDKRPSFVRSDHADEIFSVFGYCFLVSHVKLGSTCSEEDERLDKIMMSYWGNFARTGSPNGQGLVHWPKYGEKEDYLAIDAKNQNVFQGLKKDKFVVLTQILPEDVKEQKDLRHTEF encoded by the exons ATGACTTTCTGTGCGACGAGAAGCTTTGCTTTCATCATCTCTGCTTTCGTGTTATATGTTGCAGCAAACAGTG CACCTGAAATCCACACAAAGCTGGGCAGCCTGAGAGGTAAGTATGAGAGTGTAAAGGGGAAAGACACTGGGGTCCATGCATACCTGGGTGTGCCGTTTGCAAAGCCACCTGTCGGCCCTGCTCTGAGACTGGCTGCACCTCAGCCTGTGGAGGGTTGGGAAGGAGTGAGAGACGCCACCAAGCAGCCACTGAT gtgtgttcaggaaGTTGAATATATGGTTGCTATGCTCAAGGCATCCGAAGTAGAAGCAGACATTACGGATATTTCAGAAGACTGCCTTTACCTCAACATTTACACTCCTGCAAACAGACCAGAGAATGCCAAACTCCCA gttatggtctgGATACACGGTGGAGGGTTTGCTTTAGGTTCAGCTTCCATGTTCAGTGGCTCTGCCTTGGCTGCTTACCAAGATGTTGTTGTGGTTGTAATCCAGTACCGTCTAGGACTCCTGGGCTTTCTCAG CACTGGGGATGAGCACATGCCTGGAAACATTGGTTTTTTGGACCAGATCCAGGCTCTGAAATGGGTCCAGGAGCATATTCACAACTTTGGAGGAGACCCAGATTTAGTTACCATATTTGGCGAGTCCGCTGGCGGAGTCAGCGTATCTCTCCTG CTGCTCTCACCGCTCGCCGAGGGCCTTTTCCACCGTGCTATTGCTGAGAGTGGCACTGCTCCAACATATGCACTTGGTCAAGATCCCCTTCCATCATTTCAG TTGGTCGCAAATGTATCTGGCTGCAGCGCTGAAAGCACAGAAAAGACAGCTGATTGCATCAAGAGCTTGGACATGGAAACCATTGTGACCATAGCTAAG GAAAACCCAATGCAGTTTTCTTTAATAACTGGTGGAAATTTCCTCCAAAAATCACCAAgcgagttgttccttcagcaccAACTTCTCACAGTGCCTTTTATGACCGGGGTCAATAATCATGAAGGCAGTTTTTTACTTTCTCAG TTCTTTGCTCCTCCAAACTGGACAGAGGGGATGGACCAGGAGCATGTCTTGGGCATGTTGTCCATGTTCTATCCTGAT CCCAAAGATGAGCAACTCCGAAAACAGATTCTTGATAAATATACTGGATCTGGAGAAGATCGTGTGAAAAATAGAGATGGATTCACTGAGCTGCTCGGAGATGTGCTGTTTGTTATTCCTGCCATTAAGACTGCTAATGCTCACAGAG ATGCTGGTGCCCCTGTGTACCTGTATGAGTTTCAGCATTCCCCCAGTTTTCTAAAAGATAAAAGACCAAGCTTTGTTAGGAGTGACCAtgcagatgaaatattttctgtatttgGGTATTGCTTTTTAGTTTCTCACGTCAAATTAGGCA GTACATGCAGTGAAGAAGATGAGCGATTGGACAAAATCATGATGAGCTACTGGGGCAACTTTGCTCGTACAGG gtCTCCTAATGGACAGGGCCTTGTCCACTGGCCAAAGTatggagaaaaagaggactACCTGGCAATTGATGCAAAGAACCAGAATGTTTTTCAGggtttgaaaaaagacaaatttgttgTCCTGACTCAGATTCTTCCAGAGGATGTCAAAGAGCAAAAAGACTTGAGGCACACCGAgttctaa